One Synergistaceae bacterium genomic region harbors:
- the acpP gene encoding acyl carrier protein, translating into MKKDEVLAKLVAIVSDRLDVEADQVTPEKTFVEDLGADSLDIVELIMGIEEEFDIEIPDEDAEKLTSVGEAMNYTLEKIGVED; encoded by the coding sequence ATGAAGAAAGACGAAGTACTCGCAAAATTGGTCGCAATAGTTTCTGACCGTCTTGACGTTGAAGCAGATCAGGTAACTCCTGAAAAAACATTTGTAGAAGATCTCGGAGCTGACTCGCTTGATATAGTTGAGCTTATAATGGGAATCGAAGAAGAATTTGATATTGAGATCCCCGACGAGGATGCCGAAAAACTTACTTCAGTAGGTGAGGCAATGAACTACACACTTGAGAAAATCGGTGTAGAAGACTAA
- a CDS encoding nucleotide exchange factor GrpE, protein MAEFEQEQENLTPESESIQEQKQENLTPDLDAKIKELEHELAVSRADFYNYRQRTIKEKSQTRQRAQEDVIIEILPVLDNLDRALESAKNGGDILSGVEMVQRQFINVLENLGVTAIKSTGENFNPALHDASGTELTDNPELDGKIISEILRGYRTKERILRPSQVTVGKMAN, encoded by the coding sequence ATGGCAGAATTTGAACAGGAACAAGAAAATTTAACGCCTGAGTCAGAATCAATACAAGAACAGAAACAGGAAAATTTAACGCCTGATTTAGACGCTAAAATCAAGGAACTTGAACACGAACTCGCAGTATCACGAGCAGATTTCTATAATTACAGGCAGCGCACAATAAAGGAAAAATCCCAGACAAGACAGCGGGCACAGGAAGATGTAATAATTGAAATTTTGCCGGTGCTTGATAATCTTGACAGGGCATTAGAGTCAGCAAAAAACGGGGGGGATATTCTTTCAGGCGTTGAAATGGTACAAAGGCAATTTATTAATGTGCTTGAGAATTTAGGCGTTACTGCAATTAAATCAACTGGTGAAAATTTTAATCCGGCTTTACACGACGCTTCAGGCACTGAATTAACAGATAATCCCGAACTTGACGGCAAAATCATAAGCGAAATATTACGGGGTTATCGCACTAAAGAAAGAATTTTGCGGCCTTCACAGGTTACAGTTGGAAAAATGGCAAATTAG
- the fabF gene encoding beta-ketoacyl-ACP synthase II: protein MSRRRVVVTGLGPVSPIAIGKKDYWQALREGKNGIGPITTFELGDCPITFGAEIKNFDPSLYMPGKEAKRSDRAIQFAVAAAKLAVEDSGLDLTSIDPYRLGVYIGTGQGGIETSFNNFRVMLEKGSRRVSPYFIPMMISNMSTAYVAIVLGAKGPNLCVVTACATSLHSMGEAYHAIIRDDADVIISGGTEAALRAISIAGFASMKALSTKNDDPEHASRPFDKNRDGFVMGEGAGVVVLEELEHALARGAHIYAEFTGYGTSCDAGHITAPDPEAKGAAYATNKALKMSGWELNQVDYINAHGTSTGLNDKMEAGMINKVFGENAKNITVTSTKSMIGHCLGAAGGLEVIASLQAIEEGFIHPTLNYETPDPECDINIATGSGVNRKVDRLLVNSFGFGGHNGVLAFGRYGL, encoded by the coding sequence TTGAGCAGACGCAGAGTAGTTGTTACAGGTTTAGGCCCAGTTAGTCCCATTGCGATTGGAAAAAAAGATTACTGGCAGGCACTCAGAGAAGGCAAAAACGGAATCGGCCCGATAACAACTTTTGAATTAGGCGACTGTCCGATTACGTTCGGAGCTGAAATAAAAAATTTTGACCCGTCTTTATACATGCCCGGTAAAGAAGCAAAGAGATCAGACAGAGCTATACAATTTGCAGTAGCAGCCGCAAAACTCGCAGTTGAAGACTCCGGACTTGATTTAACAAGTATAGATCCATATAGACTCGGCGTTTATATCGGAACAGGTCAGGGCGGAATCGAGACATCATTTAATAATTTCAGAGTCATGCTTGAAAAAGGTTCGCGGCGTGTGAGTCCCTATTTTATTCCCATGATGATTAGTAACATGTCAACGGCATATGTTGCTATTGTCTTAGGAGCTAAGGGGCCGAATTTGTGCGTTGTTACAGCGTGCGCTACTTCTTTGCACTCAATGGGTGAGGCATATCACGCAATTATTCGCGACGATGCGGACGTAATTATTTCAGGAGGCACTGAGGCAGCATTACGGGCTATTAGCATAGCAGGTTTTGCATCAATGAAGGCACTATCTACTAAGAATGACGACCCCGAACACGCAAGCAGGCCGTTTGACAAAAATCGCGATGGATTCGTAATGGGAGAAGGCGCGGGCGTTGTAGTTCTTGAAGAGTTAGAGCACGCACTTGCAAGGGGAGCGCATATTTACGCAGAGTTCACGGGCTACGGGACTTCATGCGACGCAGGACATATTACAGCCCCCGATCCTGAAGCAAAAGGAGCAGCCTATGCAACTAATAAGGCTCTAAAAATGTCAGGCTGGGAATTAAATCAAGTCGATTATATTAACGCTCATGGGACTTCAACGGGCTTAAATGACAAAATGGAGGCCGGAATGATTAATAAAGTTTTCGGTGAGAACGCAAAAAATATAACTGTAACATCAACTAAATCAATGATCGGCCATTGTCTAGGAGCTGCGGGAGGTCTTGAAGTAATCGCGTCTCTTCAGGCAATAGAAGAAGGATTTATACATCCGACTTTGAATTATGAGACTCCGGATCCTGAATGCGATATAAATATTGCGACCGGTTCAGGGGTAAATCGCAAGGTTGATAGATTGCTTGTAAATAGTTTCGGCTTCGGCGGTCATAATGGAGTCTTAGCTTTTGGGAGATACGGCCTTTAA
- a CDS encoding M20 family metallo-hydrolase, with product MVEALTRLCRIPAVSPQNGGTGESAKINELRLIIDSLGLDKASLKLEFVEDPTSVRPSLFLEYPGRKSQRICILTHVDIVPEGDRALWTVDPFNPVIKGSRLYGRGVSDNGNALIASLFALKALINSGVEPEYTILLAFVADEEMGSHYGLEKLLEREIFKPDDLIIVPDSGNDAGDFIETAEKARLALSFTVIGKQVHASMPNMGLNACRVANMLAYEVDEALNKTFTENDNNFDVPYSTFEPTRRLANVPNTNTVPGRERFDFDCRILPSVNLDEVIALVKKICDKVSQETGAAINLEISREDSATPTSSDSEVVKLLSKSIREVLKIEPKTGGIGGGTFAALFRRKNIPAAVWSQECDGVAHMPDEYTEINYLVNNAKVFALMMAGA from the coding sequence ATGGTCGAGGCTCTTACGCGTTTATGCAGGATTCCGGCTGTATCACCTCAAAACGGCGGCACGGGCGAGTCAGCAAAAATTAACGAGCTTAGACTAATTATAGATTCGCTTGGACTCGATAAAGCATCGCTAAAACTTGAATTTGTAGAAGATCCTACCAGCGTTAGACCTTCTTTATTTCTTGAATACCCCGGCAGAAAATCACAGCGTATTTGCATTTTGACTCATGTCGATATAGTACCTGAAGGCGATCGAGCTTTATGGACCGTCGACCCGTTTAACCCGGTTATTAAAGGCTCAAGACTCTACGGGCGGGGAGTCAGCGATAACGGGAATGCTTTAATTGCGTCATTATTTGCCCTGAAAGCGTTAATTAATTCAGGCGTTGAACCCGAATATACTATTTTGCTTGCTTTCGTTGCTGATGAAGAAATGGGAAGTCATTACGGACTAGAGAAATTATTAGAACGCGAAATATTTAAACCTGATGATTTAATTATAGTTCCTGATTCAGGAAATGACGCGGGCGATTTCATAGAGACAGCGGAGAAGGCAAGACTCGCGCTTTCTTTCACAGTAATTGGCAAACAAGTACACGCCTCAATGCCTAATATGGGACTCAATGCCTGCAGAGTTGCAAATATGCTCGCTTATGAAGTAGACGAGGCACTGAATAAAACTTTTACGGAAAATGACAATAATTTTGATGTTCCCTATTCAACTTTTGAGCCGACAAGAAGACTCGCTAATGTCCCGAATACAAATACAGTGCCGGGGCGTGAAAGATTTGATTTTGACTGTAGAATTTTGCCGAGCGTTAATCTTGATGAAGTTATAGCACTCGTTAAAAAAATTTGCGATAAAGTATCACAAGAGACAGGAGCAGCTATAAATCTTGAAATCTCACGTGAAGACTCAGCGACTCCGACAAGTTCAGACTCTGAAGTCGTAAAATTATTAAGCAAATCTATTCGTGAAGTCCTAAAAATTGAGCCTAAAACAGGAGGAATCGGCGGAGGAACTTTCGCGGCACTGTTCAGACGTAAAAATATTCCCGCTGCTGTATGGTCTCAAGAATGCGACGGAGTTGCACACATGCCCGACGAATACACAGAAATAAATTATCTTGTGAATAATGCGAAAGTTTTCGCGCTTATGATGGCCGGGGCTTAG
- a CDS encoding glycosyltransferase family 4 protein, translating to MQKIIINGRFLAARLTGSQRYSRELVMGLDNISSPDEFEIAIPPETVNVPDYKNIKVTSVGKLHNRAWEHISFPIYVKKKGAISLNLCNTAPLISPGIVVIHDMRIKARPHDLTKKFLLWYRLLFANEMKRARAIITVSEFSKREIMKYYHIAPPPERITVIPNAWQHYLRIPYSDDALSKYNLESGKFFFSISSIEPNKNLNWLAQAAKKYPDEIFAVAGGINKNVYGNGLNFEYPNNMKLIGYVSDSEAKTLMRECKGFIFPTFYEGFGIPPLEALSAGAKRVLVSDTEIMHEVYGDSVEYINPYEPILPDPVQTTAADLVLKKYSWEKSAAMLYDLLRKL from the coding sequence ATGCAGAAAATAATAATTAACGGACGATTTCTTGCTGCTAGGTTAACAGGATCACAGCGTTACTCTAGGGAGCTTGTAATGGGTCTCGATAATATCTCAAGTCCTGATGAATTTGAGATCGCAATACCTCCGGAAACTGTCAATGTTCCTGACTATAAGAATATCAAAGTTACAAGTGTAGGAAAATTGCATAATCGAGCATGGGAGCATATTTCATTCCCTATATATGTGAAGAAAAAGGGCGCAATTTCTCTTAATTTATGCAATACAGCTCCATTAATTTCACCCGGTATAGTTGTTATTCATGACATGAGAATAAAGGCTCGCCCTCATGATCTTACAAAAAAATTTCTGCTCTGGTATAGGCTTTTATTTGCCAATGAAATGAAACGTGCAAGGGCAATTATTACCGTCTCTGAATTCTCAAAGCGTGAAATAATGAAGTATTATCATATTGCCCCCCCCCCAGAGAGAATTACAGTTATTCCTAACGCTTGGCAGCACTATTTAAGAATTCCCTATAGTGATGACGCATTAAGCAAATATAATCTTGAATCCGGAAAATTTTTCTTCTCAATTAGCAGTATCGAGCCAAATAAAAATTTAAACTGGCTGGCACAAGCCGCAAAAAAATATCCTGATGAGATTTTCGCAGTAGCAGGCGGAATAAATAAAAATGTCTATGGCAATGGATTAAATTTTGAATATCCCAATAATATGAAATTAATCGGTTATGTCTCAGATAGTGAGGCAAAAACTTTAATGCGTGAGTGTAAGGGCTTTATTTTCCCGACATTTTATGAAGGTTTCGGAATCCCTCCGCTTGAGGCATTGAGCGCAGGAGCTAAAAGAGTCCTTGTTTCTGATACTGAAATAATGCACGAGGTTTACGGAGACAGCGTGGAATATATTAATCCCTATGAGCCGATTTTACCTGACCCGGTACAAACAACAGCGGCCGATCTCGTACTGAAAAAATATAGCTGGGAAAAATCAGCCGCTATGTTATATGATTTATTGCGCAAGTTATAA
- the dnaK gene encoding molecular chaperone DnaK, which translates to MSKVVGIDLGTTNSCIAVQEGDQTTIIPNNEGARTTPSVVAFTKEGERLVGQLAKRQAIVNADRTIMSIKREMGTDYRVTIDGKKYTPQEISAMILQKLKRDAEDYLGEPVTQAVITVPAYFTDAQRQATKDAGAIAGLEVLRIINEPTAACLAYGENKKDEHKILVFDLGGGTFDVSILDVGEGVFEVLATAGDNRLGGDDWDNRIVEYIAENFKKSEGIDLHNDNMAMQRLREAAEKAKIELSNMTETTISLPFITANQTGPKHLEMKLTRAKFEEMTVDLLDRTIKPTQRALEDSGLRASEIDKILLVGGSTRMPMVQKKIVDLLGKEPTKGINPDECVAAGAAIQGAILKGDHKDIVLVDVTPLTLGIETLGGVMTKMIERNTAIPAQQTQVFTTAADNQPQVEIAVFQGERPMAQDNVKLGQFTLDGIAPAPRGIPQIEVTFNIDTNGILNVSAKDKGTGKEQKITIQSSNLSKEDIERMKRDAEAHADEDEKKRSSAEARNEADAAVFGAEKLMNDLGDKMTPEEKGRVNTKIDALKKAIESGNEANMKSAKSELEKTMQEFGARLYQQNAGAGNPGANFTGGNPGANNSSNNDNDTVDAEFSDKN; encoded by the coding sequence ATGTCAAAGGTTGTAGGAATAGATTTAGGAACGACAAATAGCTGCATAGCAGTGCAGGAGGGCGATCAGACTACTATTATTCCAAATAATGAGGGTGCACGGACGACTCCTTCAGTTGTTGCATTCACAAAAGAAGGTGAAAGACTCGTAGGGCAGCTCGCAAAACGTCAGGCAATAGTAAACGCTGACAGAACTATAATGTCAATTAAGCGCGAAATGGGCACGGACTACAGAGTTACTATAGACGGCAAAAAATATACACCTCAAGAAATAAGCGCGATGATTTTGCAGAAATTAAAACGTGACGCAGAGGATTATTTAGGCGAACCTGTTACACAAGCAGTTATCACAGTGCCGGCATATTTCACTGATGCACAGAGACAGGCGACAAAGGACGCGGGGGCAATTGCTGGACTCGAAGTCTTGAGAATCATTAACGAACCTACTGCGGCATGTCTTGCTTATGGTGAAAATAAGAAAGATGAGCATAAAATTTTAGTGTTCGATTTAGGCGGCGGCACGTTTGATGTTTCTATTCTTGATGTCGGAGAAGGAGTCTTTGAAGTCCTTGCTACGGCGGGAGATAACAGACTCGGCGGCGATGACTGGGACAATAGAATCGTTGAATATATTGCTGAAAATTTCAAGAAGTCAGAAGGCATTGACTTACATAATGACAATATGGCCATGCAGAGATTACGCGAGGCAGCAGAGAAGGCAAAAATTGAGCTTTCAAACATGACCGAGACGACAATATCACTGCCATTTATCACGGCAAATCAGACCGGCCCGAAACACTTAGAGATGAAGTTAACTCGCGCTAAGTTCGAGGAAATGACGGTAGATTTACTTGACAGGACAATTAAGCCCACGCAGCGAGCATTAGAAGATTCGGGACTCAGAGCAAGCGAAATCGATAAAATTTTGTTAGTCGGCGGCTCGACTCGTATGCCCATGGTACAGAAAAAAATCGTTGATTTACTCGGCAAGGAACCCACTAAGGGCATTAATCCCGATGAGTGTGTTGCAGCAGGTGCGGCGATTCAGGGCGCAATTCTCAAGGGAGATCATAAAGATATAGTGCTTGTTGACGTAACGCCTTTAACACTTGGAATTGAGACTCTTGGCGGAGTAATGACAAAGATGATCGAGCGTAATACGGCAATCCCCGCGCAGCAGACTCAAGTTTTCACGACAGCAGCAGATAATCAGCCTCAAGTTGAGATCGCAGTCTTTCAGGGTGAACGTCCTATGGCGCAGGATAATGTCAAGCTCGGACAATTTACACTCGACGGAATAGCTCCGGCACCCCGCGGAATTCCTCAGATTGAGGTTACATTTAATATTGACACAAACGGGATTCTTAACGTTTCAGCTAAGGACAAAGGCACCGGCAAGGAACAAAAAATTACGATTCAATCTTCTAACTTGTCAAAAGAGGACATTGAGAGAATGAAACGCGACGCAGAAGCCCACGCCGATGAAGACGAGAAAAAACGCAGTTCCGCAGAAGCACGCAACGAGGCCGACGCAGCAGTTTTCGGGGCTGAAAAATTAATGAACGATCTAGGCGATAAGATGACTCCTGAGGAGAAGGGCAGAGTCAACACGAAAATTGACGCTCTCAAGAAAGCAATCGAGTCAGGCAATGAAGCTAATATGAAGAGTGCTAAATCAGAACTTGAGAAAACTATGCAAGAATTCGGCGCGAGATTATATCAACAAAACGCAGGAGCAGGAAACCCCGGCGCAAATTTCACGGGCGGCAACCCCGGCGCAAATAACTCAAGCAATAACGATAATGATACAGTTGACGCTGAATTTAGCGATAAGAATTAA
- the hrcA gene encoding heat-inducible transcription repressor HrcA codes for MTERQLSIILAVVYEYIMTGEPAGSRTITKKYIRGLSPATIRNEMADLEEMGYFYQPHTSSGRLPTARAYRVYVDSVTARARHHTHEADIRREILGSKSGIEDLLNHVTHLMARLTNCVAVAAVPSLDGAEIQHIDLMLMGGNNVLALIVLKGGLVHHSQFNLPYEVSQGVLEDLTRKINTVACGHSWNEVRGTLYHYVQNELEEAELSCKGAIKALDKFLTDQNYKFYSSAASQILDLPHFQTLSRLQAVLNLLEQEKPLAHMIDKCRESKELNISLGEENEDERMSDNAMILIPARPRQQKAVLGLIGPLRMDYEKSISVLESVAEILDEDAEE; via the coding sequence ATGACAGAGAGACAATTAAGCATAATTTTAGCCGTTGTCTATGAATATATCATGACAGGAGAACCTGCGGGATCTCGTACTATCACAAAAAAATATATTCGCGGCTTGAGTCCTGCAACTATTCGCAACGAAATGGCCGATCTTGAAGAGATGGGATATTTTTATCAGCCTCATACATCTTCAGGAAGACTCCCGACTGCGAGGGCTTATAGAGTTTACGTTGACTCAGTTACAGCAAGAGCAAGACATCACACACACGAGGCCGATATAAGACGTGAGATTTTAGGCAGTAAAAGCGGCATTGAAGATCTGTTAAACCACGTTACCCACCTTATGGCAAGATTGACAAATTGTGTCGCAGTCGCAGCAGTTCCCAGTCTTGACGGAGCAGAAATTCAGCACATTGATTTAATGCTGATGGGCGGGAATAATGTTCTAGCTTTGATAGTTCTTAAGGGCGGGCTCGTACATCATTCACAATTTAATTTGCCCTATGAAGTATCGCAGGGAGTCCTTGAAGATTTGACTCGTAAAATTAACACAGTTGCATGCGGTCATTCTTGGAACGAGGTAAGAGGGACTCTTTATCACTATGTTCAAAACGAACTTGAAGAGGCCGAACTGTCATGCAAGGGAGCTATTAAGGCACTTGATAAATTTTTGACTGATCAGAATTATAAATTTTATTCGAGTGCAGCGAGTCAGATTCTTGATTTGCCGCATTTTCAGACTTTATCAAGATTGCAGGCAGTATTAAATTTGCTGGAACAGGAAAAGCCCTTAGCTCACATGATCGACAAGTGCAGGGAGTCAAAAGAGTTAAATATTTCTCTAGGTGAAGAGAATGAGGACGAAAGAATGTCAGATAATGCTATGATTTTGATTCCAGCTCGGCCAAGGCAGCAAAAAGCAGTACTGGGACTAATAGGGCCGCTAAGAATGGATTACGAGAAATCTATCAGCGTGCTTGAGAGTGTCGCGGAAATCTTAGACGAGGATGCGGAGGAATGA
- the rnc gene encoding ribonuclease III, whose protein sequence is MNEFDLEALRKKQRLDEHEINFLEDGLGYTFDDKMLLEEALCHSSFAHEYGLPYNNERLEFMGDSVLSFIIARSLFRMYPDANEGELTRMRAELVKSDSLYRRAEALRVPYLLLHGHAMKTGELPKSICGNALEALLGAVCLDGGVGSAERVIKKLFLSDSEEQGAGPDPKLNLQMWLQARGMPLPKYELISTKGPSHAPTFEVRLRMYGFEHIESDRTRKGAEAKVADLILKDLRGRFGA, encoded by the coding sequence ATGAATGAATTTGATTTAGAAGCACTAAGAAAGAAACAGAGACTCGACGAACACGAGATAAATTTTTTAGAAGACGGGCTCGGCTATACTTTTGACGATAAAATGTTGTTAGAGGAGGCATTATGTCATTCTTCATTTGCTCATGAGTACGGGCTGCCATATAACAATGAGAGGCTCGAATTTATGGGCGACTCTGTGTTGAGCTTTATAATTGCTAGGTCGTTATTCAGGATGTACCCTGATGCTAACGAGGGCGAATTAACACGGATGCGCGCGGAACTCGTGAAGAGCGACTCACTTTATCGCAGGGCTGAGGCATTGAGAGTCCCATATTTATTATTACACGGCCACGCAATGAAGACGGGCGAATTACCTAAATCAATTTGCGGGAATGCTTTAGAGGCTTTACTCGGTGCGGTGTGTCTTGACGGCGGAGTCGGTTCAGCTGAAAGGGTCATAAAAAAATTATTCTTGAGCGACTCAGAAGAACAGGGCGCGGGGCCTGATCCTAAATTAAATCTTCAAATGTGGCTGCAAGCCCGCGGAATGCCGCTCCCTAAATATGAATTAATCTCGACAAAGGGGCCTTCACATGCTCCAACTTTTGAAGTAAGACTCAGAATGTACGGATTTGAACACATTGAGTCAGACAGGACTCGAAAAGGGGCAGAGGCAAAAGTCGCGGATTTGATTCTTAAAGATTTGAGGGGCAGATTTGGCGCGTAA